From the genome of Cryomorphaceae bacterium, one region includes:
- the rlmN gene encoding 23S rRNA (adenine(2503)-C(2))-methyltransferase RlmN encodes MKKDLRNTSLEELTAFLTSHGEKAFRAKQVHEWLWKKSTTTIDEMTNLSVATRVLLNEHFEILPVSIADKQVSTDGTVKYGFKLHDGFVVEGVLIPTTNRTTACISSQVGCSLACKFCATGRLKRERNLRGDEIYDQVSIIAREAMERTGKPLSNIVYMGMGEPLLNYRNTLDSIALITGEQGLNISPRRITVSTAGIEKMIRKLGDDEVNFNLALSLHAANDEKRNHIMPINEQNSLEALAESLKYFHAKTGSRVTFEYIIFKDFNDELIDAQELAEFCKNVPCKVNIIEYNPIDDGEFAQADPEKVDAFAAHLESKNIIVNIRRSRGKDIDAACGQLANKNKAAI; translated from the coding sequence ATGAAAAAAGACCTGAGAAATACTTCTCTGGAGGAGCTGACAGCGTTCCTCACCTCGCATGGCGAAAAGGCTTTTCGTGCCAAACAGGTGCACGAATGGCTATGGAAGAAATCGACGACCACCATCGACGAAATGACCAACCTTTCGGTGGCCACGCGGGTATTGCTCAACGAACATTTCGAGATATTACCGGTCTCCATCGCCGACAAGCAGGTCAGTACAGACGGCACCGTGAAATACGGCTTTAAACTGCACGACGGCTTTGTGGTAGAAGGCGTGTTGATACCCACCACCAACCGCACCACAGCCTGTATTTCATCGCAGGTAGGCTGCAGCCTGGCGTGTAAGTTTTGTGCTACCGGCCGATTGAAACGCGAACGCAATTTGCGTGGCGACGAAATTTACGACCAGGTTTCCATTATTGCCCGCGAAGCCATGGAGCGAACCGGAAAACCCTTATCCAACATTGTGTATATGGGCATGGGTGAACCGCTGTTGAATTACCGCAATACTCTCGATTCTATTGCGCTCATTACCGGAGAACAAGGTCTCAACATCTCTCCACGCCGCATTACGGTGAGTACAGCCGGAATTGAAAAAATGATCCGTAAGCTCGGAGATGATGAAGTGAATTTCAACCTGGCGCTTTCGCTGCATGCTGCCAACGACGAGAAGCGCAACCATATCATGCCCATCAACGAGCAAAATTCGCTGGAAGCTCTTGCTGAATCCCTCAAGTACTTTCACGCCAAAACCGGCTCACGGGTCACTTTTGAGTACATCATCTTCAAGGACTTCAATGATGAACTCATCGATGCTCAGGAACTCGCGGAGTTCTGCAAAAATGTGCCTTGCAAGGTGAATATCATTGAATACAACCCCATTGACGACGGCGAATTTGCCCAGGCGGACCCCGAAAAGGTGGATGCCTTTGCAGCACATCTCGAATCGAAAAACATCATTGTGAATATTCGCCGAAGCCGCGGGAAAGATATCGATGCGGCTTGTGGGCAGTTGGCGAATAAGAATAAGGCGGCGATATAG
- a CDS encoding FtsX-like permease family protein produces the protein MKDKYAKKRARSSAASTIIGISLVLFMIGAAALLLLNARKLAVYVKENIQVQVFLSDDAREVDIIQLKKTIDTQGYPRETRYVSKEEAANTLKEELGEDFIEFLGFNPLLPSIDIRLRAEYAHPDSILWIAEDLQKNTLVHEVAYSPDLIQQVYENVNKITLILLVFSGLLLLVAVALINNTIRLSMYARRFTIRSMQLVGATSWFIRRPFIWQGVLNGFYAAVIAAGMLAALIYIAQQEMPDFFELQDLETFLYVLAIVLAAGILISLVSTFLAVGRYLRLKLDDLY, from the coding sequence ATGAAAGACAAGTACGCCAAAAAAAGAGCCCGTAGTTCTGCAGCCAGCACCATTATTGGTATTTCGCTGGTGCTTTTTATGATTGGAGCTGCGGCACTGTTGTTACTCAACGCCCGCAAACTGGCGGTGTATGTTAAGGAGAACATACAGGTGCAGGTTTTTCTGAGCGATGATGCGCGCGAGGTGGACATCATCCAGCTCAAAAAAACCATAGACACACAAGGCTACCCGCGCGAGACCCGTTATGTGAGCAAAGAAGAAGCGGCCAACACCCTCAAGGAAGAATTGGGCGAGGATTTTATTGAATTTCTCGGCTTCAACCCACTGCTTCCGAGCATTGATATTCGGCTTCGGGCCGAATATGCCCACCCCGATTCCATTCTCTGGATTGCCGAAGACCTTCAGAAAAACACGTTGGTACACGAGGTGGCTTACAGCCCCGATCTCATTCAGCAGGTGTATGAAAACGTGAATAAAATCACATTGATTTTACTTGTTTTCAGCGGTTTGCTGCTACTGGTGGCCGTGGCGCTCATTAACAACACCATTCGTCTATCCATGTATGCACGACGTTTTACCATTCGCAGTATGCAACTGGTGGGGGCAACATCGTGGTTTATTCGCAGGCCGTTTATCTGGCAGGGAGTGCTCAATGGCTTTTATGCAGCGGTGATTGCCGCGGGAATGCTGGCCGCGCTGATATACATCGCGCAGCAGGAAATGCCCGATTTCTTTGAGCTTCAGGATCTCGAGACCTTCTTGTACGTGCTGGCCATTGTGCTGGCTGCGGGGATATTGATTTCACTCGTTTCAACTTTTTTGGCAGTGGGAAGATACCTGCGCCTAAAGCTGGATGATTTGTATTGA
- a CDS encoding T9SS C-terminal target domain-containing protein — protein sequence MRLVLFALLLPAFTVGQTWTQIPDFPDHERDDGAVFVIGNQAYCGTGLLPWWSSTRDMHVLNLDNDMWSEGNDLPEGEERQYVAAFASETAGYFVGGYIGSNNFLNDVWKYNPASGQWMDLGTCPFDERGGALTWVLNGTAYVIGGRNADSNALDEVWAFDLATETWSERNPLPMGGRWRSAGAVLNGVGYLIHGRDENGHFQKGLYAYDSENDSWDWQSDFPGDGRSHAAMAAIGENLLVFGGSDSLNQFHGDLWQFHPPSGMWTQLEDIPAPGRRGGIHFAHGNDFYFITGLAAGSEHLKEAWKYGWPSSVNTLPEKEPLLVFPNPANDHLRIAEIDGSPGQVTIFNAAGQPVWHEPTGESTDRISLQHLPNGWYRVVFENAQHRRAASIVIAR from the coding sequence ATGCGGTTAGTGCTTTTTGCGTTACTTCTGCCCGCCTTCACTGTTGGGCAAACATGGACACAAATTCCCGATTTTCCAGACCATGAACGCGACGACGGTGCCGTGTTCGTGATTGGTAATCAGGCCTACTGCGGAACCGGGTTGCTGCCGTGGTGGTCTTCTACGCGCGATATGCATGTGCTCAATCTCGACAATGACATGTGGTCTGAAGGAAATGACCTGCCCGAAGGCGAAGAACGACAATACGTGGCTGCTTTTGCGAGTGAAACGGCCGGCTATTTTGTGGGAGGGTATATCGGTAGCAACAACTTTCTGAATGATGTATGGAAGTACAACCCGGCGTCGGGGCAATGGATGGATTTGGGCACTTGTCCGTTCGACGAGCGGGGCGGGGCGCTGACCTGGGTGCTAAACGGAACGGCCTACGTGATTGGGGGGCGCAATGCCGATAGCAACGCCCTAGATGAAGTTTGGGCCTTTGACCTTGCCACCGAAACATGGAGTGAGCGCAACCCCCTTCCCATGGGAGGACGCTGGCGGTCGGCCGGAGCTGTGCTCAACGGAGTTGGCTACCTGATTCACGGGCGCGACGAAAACGGCCACTTTCAAAAGGGCCTGTACGCATACGATTCTGAAAACGATTCATGGGACTGGCAATCAGATTTTCCGGGCGACGGACGCAGTCATGCAGCCATGGCGGCCATAGGCGAGAACTTGTTGGTGTTTGGCGGTAGCGACTCGTTGAATCAGTTTCACGGAGACCTCTGGCAATTTCATCCGCCCAGCGGAATGTGGACTCAGCTTGAAGATATTCCGGCCCCCGGTCGTCGCGGAGGAATACACTTTGCGCATGGGAATGACTTTTATTTTATCACCGGACTCGCAGCCGGGAGCGAGCATCTGAAAGAAGCGTGGAAGTACGGCTGGCCTTCAAGTGTGAATACGTTACCCGAAAAAGAACCCTTGCTGGTTTTCCCCAATCCGGCCAATGATCATCTCCGAATCGCTGAAATAGATGGTAGTCCGGGGCAGGTAACCATTTTCAATGCCGCCGGACAACCGGTATGGCACGAACCAACAGGCGAAAGCACCGACCGTATTTCATTACAACATCTTCCGAATGGGTGGTATCGTGTGGTGTTCGAAAATGCGCAGCACCGGCGTGCGGCGTCGATAGTTATTGCGCGGTAG
- a CDS encoding 2-C-methyl-D-erythritol 4-phosphate cytidylyltransferase: protein MPGKAVIIVAGGSGTRMGCDRPKQFLTLAGEPVLLHTLRAFAEYDPNIQLIVVLPHNHISEWEAMYANCEHDIPHTLTTGGEQRFHSVKNGLALVNEAALVAVHDGVRPFVDAATIERAFTAAEQYGAAVPVLPVDDTLREVYGSESRWVDRSRFVRIQTPQCFKTSLLKRAYEQDYSATFTDDASVVEQLGERVELVEGNVENFKITVPFHLHVAETVLAAR, encoded by the coding sequence ATGCCCGGCAAGGCAGTTATCATCGTGGCCGGAGGCTCCGGAACCCGCATGGGTTGCGACCGTCCCAAACAATTTCTTACACTCGCCGGAGAGCCGGTGCTGCTCCACACCCTGCGCGCATTTGCAGAGTATGATCCTAACATCCAACTAATCGTGGTGCTGCCGCATAATCATATCTCCGAATGGGAAGCAATGTATGCCAACTGTGAGCATGACATTCCACACACGTTAACAACCGGCGGAGAGCAGCGTTTTCACTCCGTAAAAAACGGATTGGCTCTGGTGAATGAAGCAGCGCTTGTTGCCGTGCATGATGGCGTAAGGCCATTTGTGGATGCCGCAACCATTGAACGCGCCTTTACTGCGGCTGAGCAGTACGGAGCTGCCGTGCCGGTGCTTCCGGTGGATGATACATTACGCGAAGTATATGGCTCCGAAAGCCGGTGGGTAGATCGTTCGCGATTTGTGCGTATTCAAACACCCCAATGCTTCAAAACCTCATTACTCAAACGGGCTTATGAGCAAGATTACTCGGCTACGTTTACCGACGATGCCAGCGTGGTAGAGCAATTGGGCGAACGCGTGGAGCTCGTAGAAGGCAACGTTGAAAACTTCAAAATCACGGTGCCCTTTCACCTGCACGTGGCCGAAACCGTGCTCGCTGCCCGATAA
- a CDS encoding leucine--tRNA ligase, whose amino-acid sequence MKDYRHQDIERKWQKRWKQNETYRVTQDSERPKFYALDMFPYPSGAGLHVGHPLGYIASDIHARYMRHKGYNVLHPMGFDSFGLPAEQYAIQTGQHPAVTTENNIARYKEQLGKLGFNYDWSREVRTSDPDYYRWTQWIFKQLYNAWYNKESNKAEPIATLIEKFEQNGSYNVQAHVEPNWWKSLSPEAFPFFGEHFRGEFTATDWKSMNEKQRELLLMHFRLTYLADTMVNWCPALGTVLANDEVKDGRSERGGHPVVQKRMRQWSMRITAFAQRLLDGLETIDWSDHIKEMQRNWIGRSEGASIWFELDGHPEKIEVFTTRPDTIFGASFMVLAPEHELVQQITSAEYRDKVADYLQQASLKTERDRQSDVKNVTGQFTGAHAIHPFSGEKIPVWIADYVLAGYGTGAIMAVPAGDQRDWDFARKFDIDIPEIFEGVDISEQACDDKTVKLVNSGFLTGMTPEKAIRLCIEELEKAGIGQGKINYRLRDAVFSRQRYWGEPFPVYYKDDVPHLIPDDQLPVELPDVDKYLPTEDGEPPLARGRKEDWNVFEGDRMEYNTMPGWAGSSWYFLRYMDPHNQTTFADRAKIDYWKQVDLYIGGAEHATGHLLYSRFWTKFLYDLGHIGFDEPFKKMINQGMILGRSSFVYRLMIQTIHLVKEGETVRFYSQRELPQILVPKSYYDFHNEWKHFDDNQSKRINDILEKIRLKLEANPANANRKWHAQAVGVQKLHIPIDCVDNDILDVRKLGTSVSEFDNAIVVTDDNGNYHCGHEVEKMSKSKFNVQTPDELVEQFGADTLRMYEMFLGPLEQSKPWDTKGINGVYNFLRKLWRLTHEKDGAMRVTDEAPTRDELKAVHKAIKKVSEDLERHAYNTVVSTLMICVNELSDLQCSKREIIEPLAILLSPYAPHFAEELWEKLGHSKSITEQGWPEHNEGYLVENSFEYPVSFNGKTRFKLELPLGLDKTEVEKAVLADEQSAKYLEGKAPKKVIVVPGRIVNVVV is encoded by the coding sequence ATGAAAGATTACCGTCATCAGGACATTGAGCGCAAATGGCAGAAGCGCTGGAAGCAAAACGAAACCTACCGTGTAACCCAAGATTCAGAGCGCCCTAAGTTCTACGCACTCGATATGTTTCCCTACCCCTCGGGCGCTGGCCTGCACGTGGGCCATCCGCTCGGCTATATCGCCTCGGATATTCACGCGCGCTACATGCGACACAAAGGCTACAACGTACTTCACCCCATGGGCTTCGATTCCTTTGGATTGCCCGCAGAGCAATACGCCATTCAAACCGGGCAGCACCCTGCCGTTACTACCGAAAACAACATTGCGCGCTACAAAGAGCAGCTCGGTAAACTGGGCTTCAACTACGATTGGAGCCGCGAAGTACGCACTTCCGATCCGGACTATTACCGATGGACGCAGTGGATTTTCAAACAGCTCTACAACGCGTGGTACAACAAGGAGAGCAACAAGGCCGAGCCCATTGCCACCCTTATCGAAAAGTTTGAGCAAAACGGCAGCTACAATGTGCAGGCGCACGTCGAGCCCAACTGGTGGAAATCACTTTCGCCCGAAGCATTTCCCTTTTTTGGCGAGCATTTTCGCGGTGAGTTTACCGCCACCGACTGGAAGAGCATGAACGAAAAACAGCGCGAATTGCTGCTAATGCATTTCCGCCTTACGTACCTTGCCGATACCATGGTAAACTGGTGTCCGGCCCTGGGAACCGTGCTGGCTAACGACGAGGTGAAAGACGGCCGCTCTGAACGCGGCGGACACCCCGTAGTGCAAAAACGCATGCGGCAGTGGAGCATGCGGATTACAGCCTTTGCACAGCGCCTGCTGGATGGATTAGAGACCATCGACTGGAGCGACCACATCAAAGAAATGCAGCGCAACTGGATTGGGCGCTCTGAAGGTGCTTCCATCTGGTTTGAGCTGGACGGGCACCCCGAAAAGATTGAGGTGTTTACTACGCGTCCCGATACCATTTTCGGTGCTTCGTTTATGGTGCTTGCGCCCGAACACGAGCTGGTTCAGCAAATCACCTCAGCCGAGTACCGCGATAAAGTTGCGGACTACCTTCAACAGGCATCCCTCAAAACCGAGCGCGACCGACAGAGCGACGTGAAAAACGTAACGGGCCAATTTACCGGAGCCCACGCTATTCACCCGTTCTCGGGAGAGAAAATTCCGGTTTGGATTGCCGATTACGTGCTGGCCGGATACGGCACCGGGGCTATTATGGCTGTTCCCGCCGGCGACCAGCGCGACTGGGATTTTGCGCGAAAGTTTGACATTGACATTCCCGAAATATTTGAAGGCGTTGACATCAGCGAGCAGGCCTGCGACGACAAAACGGTGAAACTCGTCAACTCGGGTTTTCTCACTGGCATGACCCCCGAAAAAGCGATACGTCTGTGCATTGAAGAACTGGAAAAAGCAGGCATCGGACAGGGCAAAATCAACTACCGATTGCGCGATGCCGTGTTCAGCAGGCAGCGCTACTGGGGAGAGCCTTTTCCGGTGTATTACAAGGACGACGTGCCGCACTTGATTCCGGACGACCAGCTTCCGGTAGAACTCCCCGACGTGGACAAATACCTGCCCACCGAAGATGGTGAACCCCCGCTGGCCCGTGGACGAAAAGAAGACTGGAATGTGTTTGAGGGCGACCGCATGGAGTACAACACCATGCCGGGCTGGGCGGGAAGCAGTTGGTACTTTCTGCGGTACATGGACCCGCACAACCAAACCACCTTTGCAGACCGAGCAAAAATCGACTACTGGAAACAGGTGGATTTATACATCGGCGGGGCAGAGCACGCCACCGGCCACCTGCTTTACTCGCGCTTTTGGACCAAGTTTTTGTACGACCTCGGACATATCGGGTTCGACGAGCCGTTTAAAAAGATGATCAACCAGGGGATGATACTGGGGCGGAGTAGTTTTGTGTATCGCCTTATGATTCAAACAATCCATCTCGTTAAGGAGGGTGAAACAGTTCGCTTTTATAGCCAGAGGGAATTACCTCAGATTTTAGTGCCCAAATCTTATTACGACTTCCACAATGAATGGAAGCACTTTGATGATAATCAATCAAAAAGAATCAATGACATTCTTGAGAAGATTAGGCTAAAGCTGGAGGCAAACCCTGCCAATGCAAACAGAAAATGGCATGCACAAGCTGTAGGAGTTCAAAAGCTTCACATTCCAATTGACTGTGTTGATAATGACATTCTAGACGTAAGAAAACTAGGGACATCTGTTTCAGAGTTTGATAACGCTATTGTTGTGACGGACGACAACGGGAATTACCACTGCGGCCACGAAGTCGAAAAAATGTCCAAATCCAAATTCAATGTGCAAACGCCCGATGAACTCGTAGAGCAATTCGGCGCTGACACCTTGCGCATGTACGAAATGTTCCTCGGTCCGCTGGAGCAAAGCAAACCCTGGGACACGAAGGGGATCAATGGCGTGTACAACTTCCTCAGAAAACTCTGGCGTCTGACCCACGAAAAAGACGGTGCAATGCGCGTAACCGACGAAGCCCCCACCCGTGATGAACTGAAAGCAGTGCACAAAGCCATCAAGAAAGTAAGCGAAGACCTGGAGCGACACGCCTACAACACGGTGGTGAGTACGCTGATGATCTGCGTCAACGAACTCAGCGATCTGCAGTGTTCCAAGCGCGAAATCATCGAACCGTTGGCGATTTTGCTTTCGCCCTACGCGCCGCATTTTGCAGAAGAGCTGTGGGAAAAGCTGGGGCATTCTAAATCTATAACCGAACAAGGCTGGCCCGAGCACAACGAAGGCTACCTGGTAGAAAACAGTTTTGAGTACCCTGTTTCGTTCAACGGCAAAACGCGGTTTAAGCTGGAGCTTCCTTTAGGCCTCGACAAAACCGAAGTAGAGAAAGCTGTGCTTGCCGACGAGCAAAGCGCCAAATACCTGGAAGGCAAGGCTCCGAAAAAGGTCATTGTGGTTCCCGGCAGAATTGTAAATGTGGTGGTGTAG
- the queA gene encoding tRNA preQ1(34) S-adenosylmethionine ribosyltransferase-isomerase QueA, whose product MKLSQFKFKLPSELIAQYPADNREDARLMVLHRDTGEIEHKVFSDIVNYFSDGDALIMNNTRVFPARLFGNKEKTNAKIEVFLLRELNRESLLWDVLVDPARKIRIGNKLYFGENDELVAEVIDNTTSRGRTLRFLFEGPYEEFRKTMRELGETPIPKYLGRPAEPLDEERFQTVFAKNEGAVSVPTAGLHFSKSIMKRLELNGVNFAEVTLHVGLGTFRQVEVEDLTKHKTDSEQAFITQEAADIVNRAIDAKKRVCAVGTTAMRAIESSVSTDGHLKPFEGWTNRFIFPPYEFSIPNAMISNLHAPESTLLMTVAAFGGYDKVMEAYKVAIKEKYRFMAYGDAMLII is encoded by the coding sequence ATGAAGCTCTCCCAGTTTAAGTTTAAACTCCCTTCCGAACTTATTGCACAATACCCGGCCGATAACCGTGAAGACGCGCGATTAATGGTATTGCACCGTGACACCGGCGAAATCGAGCACAAAGTATTCAGCGATATAGTAAATTACTTTTCGGACGGCGACGCGCTGATTATGAATAATACACGGGTTTTTCCTGCTCGGCTTTTTGGCAACAAGGAAAAAACCAATGCAAAAATTGAGGTGTTCCTGCTGCGCGAACTGAACCGCGAAAGCCTCCTGTGGGATGTTCTGGTGGATCCTGCCCGAAAAATCCGCATCGGCAACAAGCTCTACTTTGGTGAGAATGATGAACTTGTGGCAGAAGTAATTGACAATACCACCTCGCGCGGACGAACCCTGCGTTTCCTTTTTGAAGGGCCTTATGAGGAATTCCGCAAAACCATGCGTGAATTGGGTGAAACCCCCATCCCCAAATACCTGGGGCGTCCGGCCGAACCTCTTGATGAGGAGCGTTTTCAAACAGTTTTTGCCAAGAACGAAGGTGCGGTTTCAGTACCCACAGCCGGTTTGCACTTCAGCAAGAGTATTATGAAGCGCCTCGAGTTAAATGGGGTGAATTTTGCCGAAGTGACGCTTCACGTAGGCCTCGGAACCTTCCGTCAGGTGGAAGTAGAAGACCTCACCAAGCACAAAACCGATTCTGAGCAGGCCTTTATTACCCAGGAAGCCGCTGATATTGTGAATCGCGCCATTGATGCCAAAAAGCGGGTTTGCGCCGTGGGCACCACTGCCATGCGTGCCATTGAGTCGTCGGTATCTACCGATGGTCATCTCAAGCCATTTGAAGGCTGGACCAACCGGTTCATTTTCCCTCCTTACGAGTTCAGCATTCCAAACGCCATGATTTCAAACCTGCACGCGCCGGAGTCAACACTTTTGATGACCGTTGCCGCATTTGGAGGTTATGATAAAGTGATGGAGGCCTACAAAGTAGCCATCAAGGAAAAGTATCGCTTTATGGCCTACGGCGACGCGATGCTGATCATCTAA
- a CDS encoding DUF3098 domain-containing protein: protein MTEEPKDQFAFTRINYLILAVGLALIIIGFLLMIGGGSDDPNVFNYEVFSPRRITVAPIVALVGYAVVFYAIMKKGD from the coding sequence ATGACCGAAGAACCCAAAGACCAATTTGCCTTTACCCGAATCAATTACCTGATTTTGGCCGTAGGGCTCGCGCTGATTATCATCGGATTTTTGCTGATGATTGGTGGCGGAAGCGACGACCCCAACGTGTTTAACTACGAAGTGTTCAGTCCGCGACGGATTACCGTTGCACCTATCGTTGCGCTGGTAGGTTACGCAGTGGTGTTTTACGCCATCATGAAAAAGGGCGACTAG
- the truB gene encoding tRNA pseudouridine(55) synthase TruB produces MPGDDCAGEKEQVGVLFRVLLCGKSGRYSLHPLRLIEPVKAPEQLDPPSGQLLLVDKPLEWTSFDVVNKLRNAIRKAYGIKKIKVGHAGTLDPLATGLLLICTGPYTRRLQELTGLEKTYTGTFLLGRTTPSYDLETPFETDIPTHHITEEAVLDAFAALSGPQMQVPPLFSAKKVDGKKAYIAARKGQDMEIPPAAIEIYSFSLAAFRLPEVDFEVRCSKGTYVRSLARDVGQHLGTGACLISLRRTQTGPYKVSDSFSLDDLCNHLNTKKATL; encoded by the coding sequence ATGCCGGGTGATGATTGCGCTGGTGAAAAAGAGCAAGTTGGTGTACTTTTCCGTGTACTGCTTTGCGGTAAGTCTGGCCGTTATTCTTTACACCCTCTTCGTTTGATAGAGCCCGTTAAAGCACCTGAACAGCTCGATCCACCCTCGGGCCAGCTTCTGTTGGTTGACAAACCACTCGAGTGGACTTCCTTTGATGTGGTGAACAAATTACGCAACGCCATCCGCAAGGCATATGGGATTAAAAAAATCAAGGTGGGGCACGCCGGTACACTCGACCCACTGGCAACGGGTTTGCTGCTGATCTGCACCGGCCCCTATACACGTAGGCTACAGGAGCTCACCGGACTGGAAAAAACCTATACCGGCACCTTTCTGCTGGGCCGAACCACCCCTTCATACGATTTGGAAACACCTTTTGAAACAGACATTCCTACACATCATATCACTGAGGAAGCCGTATTGGATGCCTTTGCCGCGCTGAGCGGACCGCAAATGCAGGTGCCTCCGCTTTTTTCGGCCAAAAAAGTAGACGGAAAAAAGGCATACATAGCAGCCCGCAAGGGTCAGGACATGGAAATTCCACCCGCAGCCATCGAAATTTATTCCTTTTCGCTTGCTGCGTTTCGGCTACCGGAAGTGGATTTTGAGGTACGCTGCTCCAAGGGTACCTATGTCCGATCGCTTGCCCGAGATGTAGGACAGCACCTCGGAACAGGAGCTTGCCTCATATCTTTACGACGCACCCAAACAGGCCCTTACAAGGTATCAGACTCATTTAGTCTCGATGACTTGTGCAACCATCTCAACACCAAAAAAGCTACTTTGTAA
- a CDS encoding response regulator codes for MGSLSDKLCFFVTSVPGQAMEDTPVYTAIIVDDEQHARANLAMMLSDYCPDIRVVADAGSVEEAVRVVDTHRPQFIFLDIRMPSGAEGFTLLRQLPEYPYLVVFVTAFRDYALQALNANAVHYLLKPVDPEDLQAAAEKLRKLAGTIRNNPNEQQAYQEKLWQFLEELYGERQRIAIHHARGIRMVKVADIAYVQAEGNCALIVQRDGSRYLDTRTLKVYEELLPASTFHRVHRSYLVNMQCVSELTRNDHPELLLTDGTRIPVSRTRISEVIEALSVSR; via the coding sequence ATGGGTTCATTATCGGACAAATTGTGTTTTTTTGTAACGTCCGTACCCGGTCAGGCAATGGAAGACACACCCGTATATACAGCCATTATTGTTGATGACGAGCAGCATGCCCGCGCCAATCTGGCCATGATGCTTTCGGATTATTGCCCGGATATACGCGTGGTGGCCGATGCAGGGAGCGTGGAAGAAGCCGTACGGGTTGTTGATACGCATCGTCCGCAGTTCATTTTTCTGGATATTCGGATGCCTTCGGGAGCAGAGGGCTTTACACTGTTGCGCCAACTACCCGAATACCCATACCTTGTGGTTTTTGTCACCGCATTCAGAGATTATGCCCTGCAGGCGCTCAATGCCAACGCGGTGCATTACTTGTTGAAGCCTGTTGATCCTGAAGACCTGCAAGCCGCAGCCGAAAAGCTTCGCAAGTTGGCGGGAACCATCCGCAACAATCCAAACGAGCAACAGGCCTATCAGGAAAAGCTATGGCAGTTTCTGGAGGAGCTTTACGGCGAACGGCAGCGCATTGCCATTCACCATGCCCGCGGCATTCGCATGGTGAAAGTGGCCGATATTGCTTACGTACAAGCCGAGGGGAACTGTGCCCTTATTGTACAGAGGGATGGCAGCCGCTACCTCGATACACGCACCCTCAAGGTGTATGAAGAACTGCTGCCTGCTTCAACTTTTCACCGTGTGCACCGATCCTACCTGGTAAACATGCAATGTGTTTCTGAGCTGACCCGCAATGACCACCCCGAACTTTTACTGACAGATGGCACCCGTATTCCCGTATCGCGCACCCGCATTTCGGAGGTGATAGAAGCCCTTTCGGTATCCCGATAA
- a CDS encoding undecaprenyl-diphosphate phosphatase translates to MSIIEAIILGIIQGLTEFLPVSSSGHLEIGKAILGDESLPAESLMFTVVVHAATALSTIVVYRKDVAELLRGIFQFRINEETLFAWKVVISMVPAAFIGVFFNDEIEALFDGQLLLVGGMLAVTGLLLFLADKARHTDKPVSPLNAAIIGIAQAIAILPGISRSGATIATSVMLGVDRAKAARFSFLMVVPLILGKMAKDILDGGLSLESSQTPQLAAGFITAFIAGVFACRVMIALVKKSKLVYFSVYCFAVSLAVILYTLFV, encoded by the coding sequence ATGAGTATTATTGAAGCCATTATCCTGGGAATCATCCAGGGCCTCACCGAATTTTTACCGGTGAGCAGCAGCGGCCACCTTGAAATTGGCAAAGCCATACTGGGCGATGAAAGCCTTCCCGCCGAGAGCTTGATGTTTACCGTGGTAGTACACGCTGCCACTGCACTCAGCACCATTGTGGTGTACCGCAAGGACGTGGCCGAATTGCTGCGAGGTATTTTTCAGTTTCGGATCAATGAAGAAACCCTGTTTGCTTGGAAAGTAGTGATATCCATGGTTCCCGCCGCATTTATCGGGGTGTTCTTTAACGATGAGATTGAGGCACTTTTCGACGGGCAATTGCTCCTGGTTGGAGGGATGCTCGCCGTTACAGGGTTGCTGTTGTTTCTTGCAGACAAAGCCCGCCATACCGATAAACCCGTAAGTCCGCTCAACGCAGCAATCATCGGAATTGCACAGGCTATCGCCATCCTTCCGGGGATATCACGCTCTGGAGCAACCATTGCTACCTCGGTGATGCTGGGTGTTGACCGCGCCAAGGCTGCCCGTTTTTCGTTCCTGATGGTGGTGCCGCTGATATTGGGCAAAATGGCCAAAGATATCCTGGACGGCGGCTTATCGCTTGAGTCTTCACAAACCCCGCAACTCGCCGCCGGTTTTATCACAGCCTTTATCGCCGGGGTATTTGCATGCCGGGTGATGATTGCGCTGGTGAAAAAGAGCAAGTTGGTGTACTTTTCCGTGTACTGCTTTGCGGTAAGTCTGGCCGTTATTCTTTACACCCTCTTCGTTTGA